The Candidatus Brocadiaceae bacterium genome includes the window CCAGAAGATATTGAGCTTATTCAAAAATATGCGGGGCAATGTATTCTTGGTTATAACGTTACGCAGAGATTTTTAATTCTTGATGGTAATGCTGGTACAGGCAAGAGCACGCTTGTGAATATTTTACAGCGTATCATTGGCATGGAAAACACCACACAGTTGAGGGTACAACATCTACTGGAACGTTTTGAATTGTACCGGTTTCTTGGCAAAAGCTTGTTGATAGGCACTGATGTTCCAGGCGATTTTCTTTCCCAAAAACCGGCAAGCGTTATAAAGGGTTTGGTCGGCGGCGATGGTTTGACAGGTGAAAAGAAAGGTGAAAATGCCACGTTTCATATCCCTGGCAATTTCAATATTATGATGACTTCTAATTCCAGATTACGGATAAATCTGGACGGGGATACTGGTGCATGGAAACGCCGATTGCTTGTTGTACGTTACGAAAGGCCACCAGTGAAAAAGAAAGTGCCAGCTTTTGACAAGAGGTTGTTAGAGGAAGAATCGAGCGGGATTTTGAATTGGTGCTTAAAAGGTGTTGAAATGCTATTTAGGGATGTTGATAAGTACGGCGACATCTGCCTGGCTGGCAACCAAACTTCTATTGTCGATTCTTTGCTGGCTGAAAGCGACTCAGTAAGGCATTTTCTCAGCGATTGCGTCAGGCCTGGCAGAACCGATTTAACAACAGACGAGATTGTTGAAGCTTATGCAAAATATTGCCCTGGAAAAGGATGGAATTCAAAATCGGTAATATCGATATATAGAGAACTTCCCAGTCTGATTTTAGAGCTTTTCAGGAAAACACAGTCCAGAAGCGTGAGAAGGGAAGGTAAGAGTCAAAGAGGGTATAGAGGGCTGGTTTTGCTCACAGAGGAGGACATAGGCGAGGATACAGATAATGACATTATACCCGAAGCGTCCCAAATACCTGAAGCGTCCAAAACGTCCCAAGGTAAAAACATAGGTGGGTTGGAATGGACAAATAGAAATTCCACAGAAAAAGACATTCTGGAGGCTATTGACGCATGAAATACATAGCTTTGAAGTCGTTTATATTAAAAACACAAAAAGGAGACTTCACATTTAAGGCCGGTCAGAAAGTGAATGTCACCGACGACGCAGCAAAAAAACTCATTGCCTCGAGAAGAATCGCCCCTGTTCACGAAGGCGAGAACAGAAAAGGTATAGGCGAACATGAGCTAGAGGAACGCATGGCTATAATGGGTGAGAACACATCACTGATTCGGGCATCCTTGTAATTGGCTTCAACAGCGACGAGAAATATCATTACTGGAAAAAGGGGGGCAATCGGTCTGCAAGACACTGCGAGAACTTGGCCGGTGTGATTTGATTCCGAAATACCGGTCTATCTATGAAATTTAGCGTACTTTTTCCAAATCTTAAAAGGACAAAAAGAGGACAAAAACATGACCAATTTTTTAACGACGAACGACTTAAAAATGACCAATTTTTCAACGACGAACGACTTTATGACACCAGATGAAGCCTCTCAATATTTGAAAGTGAAAAAATCTACTTTATACAATTGGACGATGAGAAAAATGGTGCCAGTGGTCAAACTGGGAAGGTTGTCCAGGTACCGGAAAGCCGACATGGATTTCTTCATCAATTCAAATGTAATAGCGAAAAACGTGAGCTAGCTGTGGGTTTCTAATGCTGGAAAGTGGAAATACAAATACACACACCAATAAAGGCTATAAGGAGAAAATAATCGAACAAAGTCCAGTAAACCGGATTGGCGGGAAATATTACCTTCGCAATTGGCTATTACAATTCATCCCAAAACATAACATCTACATTGAACCGTTCTGTGGCGGAGCAAGTCTTTTATTCGCAAAGAAACCGTCGAAGGTGGAAGTCCTGAACGATATTGATAACCACCTGATTGGTTTTTTCAGGGTAATAAAAGATAGTAATACAAGACAAAAGCTCATAAAAGAACTTGCGTATATGCCTTATTCCCGTCAGTGGTGGCAGGAGCTTAGGGAGCGGTGGAAAGCGGGGAATATACCGAAAGATATAGTCCAGAGGGTTACTGAATGGTATTTCCTGAATCGTTCATGTTTTAGTGGCGACCAGTTGAGAGGCGGCTTTGCCGTTCCATCTATTACGGGGCGTAATCCGGCCAGGACGTATTCAAACCGTATTAGCAAAATCATCAGTGTTGCTGGTAGGTTGAAGGGCGTTACTATTGAATGCTTGCCGTTTGAAGAATGTATTAAGCAATACGACAGCTCTAATACTTTTTTTTACTGTGACCCACCGTATTTACAGGTTCCCTTACGGCAATATTACGGCAATAAATTCACGATAGCCGACCACCAGAGGCTTGCAGGGCTATTGAAAGGTATCAAAGGTAGGGTAATAGTATCGCACTACGAAAACGCCCTGTATGGCGAATTCTATCAAGGTTGGGATAAACATATCTATGAGAGTTTCAAGGTCTCAAGGGGTATCACGAAAAAAAATAGGACATTGAAGCGGCCAAAGACTACCGAGGCGATATATTGTAATTTCTGAATAATAATATTGGAGGGGTAAGAATGACAGCACACAAAGATATAGTCCAGAGGGTTATCGAATCACCAAGAGCCTTAGTGGAAATGCCGAGAGACATCCAACTACAAAAATTCATAGAGTTGCGCCGGAAGAATCTCTCTTATAACGAAATCGGAAAAATCGTAGGCTGTAGCAAGCAATACGTCCATCAGAAGTTGAGAGATACTGAAGATTTTGAGGGCTTCACTAAAGACCCAGCACTGAGGTATGAAATACTGCAACATAAGATACTACAAACACTTGACGACGAGTCCATAAAAAAGATTAACGCTTATCAAAGAATAATAGCTGTGGGTGTTCTGGAGGATAAAAAACGCTTGCTCCGTAATCAATCGACCGAGAACATCAATATATCAGAATTGAGGCTATCTCTTGAGGATATTCGCAGACAGAAAGAAGAGATAACAGCCAGGTTGAAGAGCTTGAGAGATAAAAAAAGTCAGAATAGTCAGGGAGACAGTGGAGGACAAAAGTCCTTGAAAGACAGCTAAAGGTACGGTATCGTACGTACATATATCAATATATTAATACATCATAAAACATTACAAACATTACAAACATTGCTGTGTCGGAGCATGTTGTATTGGTATAGTTGTATTGGTATAGTCTAATTCTATACCTGTGAAAGCCGTTAGCTTTGGTATCCGACACATACCAGGGTCAAACGGCTTTTGTTTTCTGGAGGTTCACCTATGGCAGTAAGATACCGGAAATACTTCTCTATGTGTAAGGATATCCCTTGTACGGGAAAGCGTAATAAGTCTTGTCCTGAGACGCCAAAAAAAAAGACAGGGCAATATAAATCCTGTGGTGTATGGAGTATCGAGTTTTTTGACGATAATAACAAGTGGCAGGCTCTTACTTTCAAGGGCGTAACCACAAAGACGGAAGCGGAAAAAAGATACGCTTTGTTTATTTCAGATAGAGAACGGGGACAATTGAACCTGCCAAAGAGACAACAGATACCTACACTAAGAGAATATTGCGAGGTATACATTGCTTTATACCGGAATGGCAAAGAAAACACCATAGCGTCAAGAAAGAGAGCGATTAAGGCATTAACAAGCTATCTGGGTGAATACAGGCTTGATAACCTTACATCATTTATCGTTGAGAAGTACAGGCTATACCGAAAGGAGAAAGGTATTAGGGATACCAGTATAAATATAGACATCGGAGTATTGTCACATATCCTGAACACAGCAAAGAGAGACAGAATCATCAGGTATAATCCTTGTGCCGATGTTAGCAAGTACAAGTCAGTCCAGGCGAAAGACAGGGTCCTATCAGGTGCGGAAATATCGTTACTTTTCGACAAACTGCTGGGAAAAGACAGGCTTATGATACTTACCGCACTATTTACCGGAATGAGGCTTAATGAAGTGCTATCTTTGAAATGGGACGACATAAACTTCCAGAAGGGTGTTGTCACCTATACTCCGTCCAAGACCGGTAAAACGCTAACAGTGCCTCTATCAAAAATGCTTCAAGAAGAACTCCTTTCTTTCAAAGATAGTGTTGCTAGTGACAGGGTGTTTGAGGGTAGCCAGATAGTACACAGAATTGTTGCAATGTATAGCAAACACTTCGGCAAGTTATTCAAATCACTAGGGATAGACAACTTTACCTTCCACAACTTGAGACATACCTTTAGTAGTATCATGCAGGCCGAACTTGGTGTCGGTGCGGTAGTAGTACAAGGCTTTACCGGCCATTCCAGTCTCTCTATGCTACAGAAGTATTCGCATTCAGGTATTGAGAACAGAAAAGCCGCTATTGGTTTATTGACCGATTATGTGTTGTCGTTAAAAAAGGTACGACACAAGTATGACGCAGAAAAGATAGCGAATGCGTAAGTCGTTGCTAGGTAGTAGTTAATGACATATGGTAAAATTTGTGGGCATTATTTACCTCCATCGCGCCGATTGAGAAATGTTCAACCATCTCATCAAGCCTGTCTTCCGCGCAGAGCACTTTGCCCCCGAGTATACCGGTCAAGGTCGCGACGGAAACCGCCCTGAGCAGAGGATCTGTGGGTATTATTCCAAAAACATCTATGCCCTTGGATTTCAGGTACGGGACAACGTTCTTTGTCATGAAATCGACCAATTCCTCTCTTACTTCATTTATGACAACACCCAGCAAGTCCTCCGCAAAGATTTCCCTGGCTCCCAAAATACCGTTGATCGTATCTTCGTCCTTCCAGGATTCTACGACAAGGGCCCTGGAATCGGTGTTTTTTACAATGCTGATGCCATTGATACCAAAGATTGACCCTTCGAAGATATCTGTTGTTCCCGCAATGAGCAAAACATCCTTGCCCTTTATGGATTTAATCGCACTCAGAATCTCTTCACCCGGTCCTTTCATCCTGCCGGAAAGGGCTGAATGTATTGTGTCAAAGGTGAAAACAAACGGCGACAGTGTCGTAACGGCCTCTTTCAGACATAAGGTTTCCGCGAAAAAGAGCGCGTCCGCATCAACCGTCTCACCTTCATGATTGATCGGGGATTTGCCTACTGGTTTTATATAACCAATCTGATACCCTTTCTCTTTCAAGTCAAGCGCCAGCCCGAGCGTAAAAATATTCTTCCCCGAAAATCTTTTCATTGAGCCTATGTATAGTTTCTTCATTTTAGCCTCCATGAATAATTATTCTTGCATCAAGGGCAACAACACCCTTTGCCTTTACCACTAAAGGATTAATATCGAGTTCATGAATTTCAGGAAAAGTAAGAATCAGATGGTTAAGCTTGAGAATGGCATCTACTAACGAATTAATGTCAAGAGACTCTTCACCTCGTATTCCTTTGAGGAGGCGGAAGGATTTTGTCTCCAGCAACATCTCGCGTACGTCTGTCTCTGTTACAGGGACAACCCTGAAAGAAACATCTTTTAATACCTCTACGTAAATCCCGCCGAGCCCAAACATAATCATATGACCGAATGTCCTGTCATAGGTTATGCCGATAATAACCTCTCTGCCACCGGTTATCATCTCATAGATATTTACTCCCCTTATCAGCGCATTTGGCATTCTGCGTTTTACCGATGAAGTAATCTCGACAAATGCCTCTTCGACCTCTCTTTGATTTTTAATTCCCAGTTTCACGCCGCCCACGTCTGTTTTGTGGAGCACGTCAGGGGATGAGACCTTCATGACAACAGGAAAACCGGTCCTCATTGACTCTCTTGATGCGCTCTCCCTGTCAACCACAAATGTTCTTTTTGGAAAGACGAAACCGCAAGTTTCCAGGCATTCCCGTGCTGCTTCCTCGTCAAGGGCATATACACCCTTTTTGACAAACCTCTCAATAATACACCGAACGGGTTCCTTATCCAGGGAAAACGTTCTCATTGTTCCGGCTTTCCTGTTACGCCATTGTGAGAAATTTACCAGCATCTTCAGTGAATGTATCGCAACTTCCGGATAAGGATAATTCGGGATGTTGGCGGCATTCAGTTTCTTTTCCACTCCCTTTGTGCTTTCCGAACCCATAAAGGAAGTAAAAATGAGACTATCGGTGCTTTCTGATATCCTGATTACTTCATCGGCTATCGTATCAACATCTGTCATTGCCTGGGGCGTCACTATTACCAAAACACTGTCGAAATCATTGCTCTGCGGTACTTCCCCTAAAACCGCTCTGTATCTTTCTGAGGTAGCATCCCCCAGCACATCCACAGGATTATATAAAGAAGCGTTCCTGGGAAGTCCGTTCCGGAGTCTTTCTATTACCTCATTATTGAAGAGGGGTAATTGAAACCCAAGCATGTCCGCATGGTCAGCCGCGATAATGCCGGGCCCACCTGCATTCGTAACGATAAGGAGCTTATCGCCAACATGTTTCTTCCTTGAGATGAAAATCTGCGCTATCTCAAAGAGATCCCTCACTCCGGATGCCCTGATTATCCCCGTCTGTTTGAATGCAGCGTTAAAGGCAACTTCTGAGCCTGCAAGCGCTCCTGTATGAGAGGATGCCGCTCTGGCGCCCGCCTGGGTTCCGCCCGATTTAATCAGTATGATTGGTTTTACCGACGTGCATTTTCTTGCGGTCTCTAAAAACCTTTCTCCTTCAACCACATCTTCAATGTATCCCAGGATTACATCCGTATCAGGGTCCTCCATAAGAAACTCGATAAAATCAGATTCATTCAGATCAACCTTGTTGCCGAGGCTTATAAACTTTGAAAAACCAATCCCGTTGCTGATCGCCCAATCCAGTATGGCAATTCCCAGGGCGCCTGATTGAGAAAAGAAAGAAATCCGACCCACAGGGAGCATCCACCTTGCAAAAGTGGCATTAAGATTGAAACAGGTATTCATTATGCCAAGACAATTCGGGCCCAGGATCCTTATATTTCCTTCACGTGCTATCCCCTCGATCTCTTCTTCCAGCATTGTTCCTTCTGCACCTACCTCCTTAAAACCGGCAGATATGACAATGGCGAATTTTACCTTTTTCCGGATGCATTCCCTAAGTGTTAAAGGAATGCCCTTTGCGGGAATCGCGATTAAGGCGACATCTATGTCTTCATGAATATCGTTTATGCATTCATATACTTTTTGTTCTTTTATGCTTCCACCGGCAGGGTTTACCGGATACACCCTGCCGCAATATCCAAACTGTAGAAGATTATTCAAGAGGGAATATCCCACCTTTTGAGGATTTCCGGATGCCCCGATTACCATTATGGAACGCGGTTCAAACAAGTCTGCGAGCATATGATGCTTCTGCATAAAAACCACGCCTCCTTTTCTTCTTAATCATGTAATCAAACCGATTTATCATAATACAACCCAAATAACAAAACAAATTTCTCTGTTACCTTTATTCCCAGGCCTCATATTTCTTTACAAGGTAAGATTTTTGAGATTCAAATATCTTTGCCTGGTCTTCTACAATCTTCTCTGCGTGTTCATCATCCAATCCGGAAACCTCGTGGCAGTATGCCGCCGTCCTGCCAAAATAAAGAGGCACCATGATGTCAATAAGTTTCTTTTTATTTCGACTCCACGTCTGGTAGGTAAAGGCGACATCATATAAAATCTTTGCCCATAAATCAGCAGGGAACATGATCTTTCCCGTTTTTTTCAATTTTTGCACATTTTTTGAAAGATTGTTATAATTTTCCGGCTCAATTATTTGCTTATAGAGCGGATCAAAATGTGAAAAACCCTCTAACAATTCAGCTTCGAGTTTGTTGAAATTTACCGATACCGGTTCTATCTTGGACATTTCCTTTGGTTCTCCCAAGGTATCAACCGGAGTACTCCCTTTTATATTCCTCCATTTTGATTCGTATTTTCCCATCAGGTAAAAAAGTGTACTGACCACCTGTCGAAACATAGGCGCCAAATGTTCTGACGGGTCCTTTGCGTCATGCACCTTCGTGCCCAGCTGCGCTTGTACCACCTTAATACCGGCGTTGATCGCAGTAGTACTCATCCATATATCTATACCAAATTTCGCGACGTCGGTTTCCCATACGTCTTCTTTTGTATACAACACCGCCATTTCACCACTGAACCCAAAATCTCCCCCTATCGGTTGTCTCATGCGTAACCCATACAGGGCCCTTGTTATCGGGTAAATGATGTTGTTCGTAATCGTACCGTCATTTTTATGTCGTATATAATATGGGGCGACAAACTCTGCGTTCCCTTTCATAACAGGTTCCGCGAGGAGTTTTATCCACTCGGGCGTAATACTTCTTAAATCGGAATCGACCACTACGCAACAATCCGCTTTCAGATGCATTGCCAATTCAAATACTGCCCTGAACGAGGTGCCTTTTCCCGGCATACCGCGATATATCGTAACCCTTCTCTGGAATCCCTCAGGAACCGGTGCCGTATAAGCTTTTTCTCGTGTATTATCCGTCGAACCTCCATCGGAAACAAAGAGGGCGCTCTTTTTATCGGGAAAATAGGTCCTCAGACCCTCCGCTACCGTTGAAACAACGTGGGATATTGTGTCTTCATTATTATAACAGGGAATACCAACAAGGATGTTTACATCCTTAACTTCTTTTATCCACCTAGATACATTTTCACGGAGGGCGCTTGCATATCCTTTCATATCTTTCGTCTCCTATTTTTCAGTTTCCCAATGTATAAATTTTACAACGCGAGTAGTTCGTGAGATCGTGTTAAAAAAATTCCTGTACCGTTCAAACATGGAATGTCATCACAATTTTATATTTTTCCATAGAACAGAATCGTGCTAGAAAGTATCTGTTGCTTCATTCCTCTAAAGGCTATGTTCTTCCGGTTGCGAGCAGACAGGCAAAAACGAAGCGGGCAAAATGGTAAAAAGGATGTGTTTTCTGAGAAATACTACAATTAACACATTTTACCATAAAAATTATTCAGTATTGCAATAAATTTTTAAGGAAGTATCATTCTATTAAAATTAAAAATAGTTTTTTATTCAATTTTTTATTGATTCACTATCGGGTTATGGATTATTTTAAATGTTCAGAAACCTTGCCCATCATAGATATCATATCCTTTCAATTTTCTCAAAAACAGGGTAAAAGAGTATGCACATACGAAAGCTCCGACAACATGCAAGCGAAATTTTTCACGCCGGTTTGCAGGCGGTAAATCCGAAAACAGCAGTAAAGAGCTTCATAAGGAAAGAGGGCAATACCCTCATTGTAGATGCGAAAGAATATAATCTTGATCATTTCAACAACATCTACATCGTCGGTGGAGGCAAAGCCGGTGCGCCTATGGCTGCAGCAGTAGAGGAGACATTGGGTAGTCTCATCACAGAAGGATTCATTAACGTTAAGTACGGACATACGGCACAAGTAAAAAATATCACCATACACGAGTCCGCTCATCCGGTACCTGACGAGTCAGGGCGCCGGGGCGCAGAGAAAATCGTGAAACTCGTAAAGCGAGCGGGGAAAGAGGATCTTGTGATCTGCCTTATCTCCGGTGGCGGTTCAGCGCTGCTTCCGTTACCCGTCGAGGGCATTTCTCTCGGCGAAAAACAAGAGATTACGAAACAATTGTTGGCTTGTGGAGCGACAATAAATGAAATAAATGCCGTACGGAAACACATCTCTCAGATCAAGGGAGGACAACTTGCCCGTTATGCTTATCCAGCCACCTTTATTTCTTTAATACTCTCAGACGTTATTGGCAATTACCTGGATGTTATCGCCTCAGGCCCCACAGTTCCGGATAACTCTACATTTGGAGACGTAAAAGAAATCCTTGAACATTATTCACTATGGGACAAAATTCCGGCTGCGGTTAAATATCATGTTGAAAAAGGGACAAAAGGTGAAGCTCCGGAAACTCCAAAGGCAGGAGAACAGATATTTTCTCATACACAAAATGTTATCGTGGGAAGCAATATACAAGCGGTTCTCGCTGCTGCGAAAAAAGCCAGGGAGCTGCGCTACCATACCATGGTTCTCTCTTCTTTCATTGAAGGGGAGACAAAAGATGTCGCACGGGTACATGCCGCTATTGCAAAGGAAATTTTACAGTCAGGAAATCCTATCTCCACACCTTCTTGCGTTATTTCCGGCGGTGAAACCACTGTGACTCTACAAGGAAAAGGAAAAGGCGGGAGGAACCAGGAATTCTGCCTGGCCGCGGCCATCGATATTGCCGGGTTGGATCCGGTTGTAATGTTGAGCGGAGGAACTGACGGCACTGACGGACCAACGGACGCTGCCGGCGCACTGTGTGACGGACAAACAGTGTATCGGGCTCTCGAAAGAGGCATGAAGGCATTGAATTATCTCTACGATAACAATTCCTATACCTTCTTTAAAAACCTGGAAGACCTGATGATAACAGGCCCGACCAATACAAACGTAATGGATTTACGACTGATTCTCGTTGGGACAAATGTAAAAACCGGCTAGGGAGAACAGAATATCTTCAGACCGGTCTCCTTTTCTGAAATTTATCAAGAGAGCAGGTTCCATATATCATGCGTAAAACTAAAATAGTCTGTACTATTGGCCCTGCAGTTGATTCAGAATCAGCGCTGGAAGCATTGATCAATGCCGGTATGAATGTAGCTCGCCTCAATTTTTCTCACGGTACTCATGAATATCATGCAAAGATCATACAAAGTCTCCGTACTGTTTCTGAAAGAAAAAATGTTCACATTGCCATTTTACAGGATCTAGCCGGACCCAAGATCAGGGTTGGAAAATTTACCTGTGAATCGGTGACTCTTGAAGCGGGCGATACCTTTGTGCTGACGACGGAGAAGGTACCGGGAAATAGAGAGAGGGTTTCTGTATCATATGCAAAATTAAC containing:
- a CDS encoding glycerate kinase codes for the protein MHIRKLRQHASEIFHAGLQAVNPKTAVKSFIRKEGNTLIVDAKEYNLDHFNNIYIVGGGKAGAPMAAAVEETLGSLITEGFINVKYGHTAQVKNITIHESAHPVPDESGRRGAEKIVKLVKRAGKEDLVICLISGGGSALLPLPVEGISLGEKQEITKQLLACGATINEINAVRKHISQIKGGQLARYAYPATFISLILSDVIGNYLDVIASGPTVPDNSTFGDVKEILEHYSLWDKIPAAVKYHVEKGTKGEAPETPKAGEQIFSHTQNVIVGSNIQAVLAAAKKARELRYHTMVLSSFIEGETKDVARVHAAIAKEILQSGNPISTPSCVISGGETTVTLQGKGKGGRNQEFCLAAAIDIAGLDPVVMLSGGTDGTDGPTDAAGALCDGQTVYRALERGMKALNYLYDNNSYTFFKNLEDLMITGPTNTNVMDLRLILVGTNVKTG
- a CDS encoding DNA adenine methylase — translated: MLESGNTNTHTNKGYKEKIIEQSPVNRIGGKYYLRNWLLQFIPKHNIYIEPFCGGASLLFAKKPSKVEVLNDIDNHLIGFFRVIKDSNTRQKLIKELAYMPYSRQWWQELRERWKAGNIPKDIVQRVTEWYFLNRSCFSGDQLRGGFAVPSITGRNPARTYSNRISKIISVAGRLKGVTIECLPFEECIKQYDSSNTFFYCDPPYLQVPLRQYYGNKFTIADHQRLAGLLKGIKGRVIVSHYENALYGEFYQGWDKHIYESFKVSRGITKKNRTLKRPKTTEAIYCNF
- a CDS encoding AAA family ATPase, producing the protein MKKLYIGSMKRFSGKNIFTLGLALDLKEKGYQIGYIKPVGKSPINHEGETVDADALFFAETLCLKEAVTTLSPFVFTFDTIHSALSGRMKGPGEEILSAIKSIKGKDVLLIAGTTDIFEGSIFGINGISIVKNTDSRALVVESWKDEDTINGILGAREIFAEDLLGVVINEVREELVDFMTKNVVPYLKSKGIDVFGIIPTDPLLRAVSVATLTGILGGKVLCAEDRLDEMVEHFSIGAMEVNNAHKFYHMSLTTT
- a CDS encoding glycosyltransferase, with the translated sequence MKGYASALRENVSRWIKEVKDVNILVGIPCYNNEDTISHVVSTVAEGLRTYFPDKKSALFVSDGGSTDNTREKAYTAPVPEGFQRRVTIYRGMPGKGTSFRAVFELAMHLKADCCVVVDSDLRSITPEWIKLLAEPVMKGNAEFVAPYYIRHKNDGTITNNIIYPITRALYGLRMRQPIGGDFGFSGEMAVLYTKEDVWETDVAKFGIDIWMSTTAINAGIKVVQAQLGTKVHDAKDPSEHLAPMFRQVVSTLFYLMGKYESKWRNIKGSTPVDTLGEPKEMSKIEPVSVNFNKLEAELLEGFSHFDPLYKQIIEPENYNNLSKNVQKLKKTGKIMFPADLWAKILYDVAFTYQTWSRNKKKLIDIMVPLYFGRTAAYCHEVSGLDDEHAEKIVEDQAKIFESQKSYLVKKYEAWE
- a CDS encoding acetate--CoA ligase family protein, giving the protein MQKHHMLADLFEPRSIMVIGASGNPQKVGYSLLNNLLQFGYCGRVYPVNPAGGSIKEQKVYECINDIHEDIDVALIAIPAKGIPLTLRECIRKKVKFAIVISAGFKEVGAEGTMLEEEIEGIAREGNIRILGPNCLGIMNTCFNLNATFARWMLPVGRISFFSQSGALGIAILDWAISNGIGFSKFISLGNKVDLNESDFIEFLMEDPDTDVILGYIEDVVEGERFLETARKCTSVKPIILIKSGGTQAGARAASSHTGALAGSEVAFNAAFKQTGIIRASGVRDLFEIAQIFISRKKHVGDKLLIVTNAGGPGIIAADHADMLGFQLPLFNNEVIERLRNGLPRNASLYNPVDVLGDATSERYRAVLGEVPQSNDFDSVLVIVTPQAMTDVDTIADEVIRISESTDSLIFTSFMGSESTKGVEKKLNAANIPNYPYPEVAIHSLKMLVNFSQWRNRKAGTMRTFSLDKEPVRCIIERFVKKGVYALDEEAARECLETCGFVFPKRTFVVDRESASRESMRTGFPVVMKVSSPDVLHKTDVGGVKLGIKNQREVEEAFVEITSSVKRRMPNALIRGVNIYEMITGGREVIIGITYDRTFGHMIMFGLGGIYVEVLKDVSFRVVPVTETDVREMLLETKSFRLLKGIRGEESLDINSLVDAILKLNHLILTFPEIHELDINPLVVKAKGVVALDARIIIHGG
- a CDS encoding tyrosine-type recombinase/integrase yields the protein MAVRYRKYFSMCKDIPCTGKRNKSCPETPKKKTGQYKSCGVWSIEFFDDNNKWQALTFKGVTTKTEAEKRYALFISDRERGQLNLPKRQQIPTLREYCEVYIALYRNGKENTIASRKRAIKALTSYLGEYRLDNLTSFIVEKYRLYRKEKGIRDTSINIDIGVLSHILNTAKRDRIIRYNPCADVSKYKSVQAKDRVLSGAEISLLFDKLLGKDRLMILTALFTGMRLNEVLSLKWDDINFQKGVVTYTPSKTGKTLTVPLSKMLQEELLSFKDSVASDRVFEGSQIVHRIVAMYSKHFGKLFKSLGIDNFTFHNLRHTFSSIMQAELGVGAVVVQGFTGHSSLSMLQKYSHSGIENRKAAIGLLTDYVLSLKKVRHKYDAEKIANA